The Anopheles gambiae chromosome 2, idAnoGambNW_F1_1, whole genome shotgun sequence genomic sequence TTCCATAGGATTGTCTGTATGATACATTCAACATTCGTTTTGTGTCCATCAAATGTGTTTTGCTTGCCGACGAAGTATTTAAATGGTCGCTGTTTTGCATTTATTCAATTACAGAGTGGTATTGCTGGGGCATTGGCTCAGTTGCATCTTGGCGAAGCGAAATCTAAGGAACAAGAAGCCTACGAAGAGCATATGAGACGTCAATGCTGGGAAACAGGCAACATCGATTATATGGGTCGGGACTCTTTTGACAACATTTGGAAACGCATTCAACAAACCATAAACACCGGCTCATGCATGGAAGAATCATCCGAGGCTTCCGTTGCGCAAACTACTGCACCTGGTACAACACAACGCGCAAGCCGCCGCCCATCACGTTCGCGATCGGCAACTCCGAAAAGAGATCCGAAAGACCGCTCTCCAACGCCACAACCAGAAGAGAAAATATCTGTTGATAAAAAGGAAGGTAATTGACCCAGCACCATCATTGCCTGTGTTCAACGGCGGCACCAGTCAGGCAATTGCTTCCATCTAACCAACATCGTTCATCgtttatatttgttttcctGCTGTGTGTTATCTCCATTATCATGCGTAAGTCCTGTCTCTAATAATGTCACTATTACCAGTATCAATGATTCATCTAATTGGTCAACATATGTGTCTTCGTTCCGACTCGTGCAACCAACATTAGTGTAACCAATAGGCTATAATCATGGAACTATTTCAGTTGTTAAAGTCTGGAAAATAGGATTCCTTTTTACAAGTATCGGTAATTATGGcattgaataatttttcagTTCTGTTTGTCAGATCTTATCTTAATGGAacatatgattcgaaaccttTACGTGCCATTCGCTAGGAGATGGTATAAAATTTCCTACGTCGTACTGCATTTCGTCGAAATGTCGTACTGCACAAAGTAACAGAAAGATCAAAATGTAGACAGAACATAGAATACTAACAGTTTCCGTTTAAAATTATGCATGATGAAGTAATGAACCCCAATAAGTTTTTAGGACAAATGTAACAAACATCGATATTATTTCCCATTTGTTCATCCTTCAAACCCGTGATGATACATAAAGCTATATCAGTCGTGGAATGATACATGAATAATTAGCAAATGTGTATATGTGTCCCAAACGAGTTCATACAAGATTAGCTAAATATATTTACTCAATACTACTCCTAATTGTGTTGCATTTTGTGATGTCTACGGCATTTCTTCAGCATACATTTCACTTTTGGACGGATAAAGTGAACTATATAACAGATACACAAATTGCAGATTTACCTTGCAAAAATATTCATGATAGACAGTACTTCAATCATTCAGCATTCTTGTTaacattcaacattcaattaatTTCCTCTAACAGACACCTTTTCAATAAAGATGATAAAAAAACTCGTATTCGTCTACATGGAAAGTAATCGAtaagattcatgaataataaaactaataattatTATGCATTTTAACATCTTTCACCGGTCATACatgatttttgaaaaatgcataaaagtaaaaatatgcACGATTGAGTACCAAATTTCCACTTCTTGTCGTTGGTTTTAGCGAAAAGTGTGTTGGAACATAACTGTACACACGAAGAACGTTGATCTCTCAGCAAGTTACAAGGTTGCTGCGCATTCGTATACAGTTAGAATGTCGTTCAAATCACAGTACATATGATGTGTGTTTACTATTACCACAGATGAAACTACTAATTTACAGCCATACATCTAGTTACAGTTAAGAGTGCATGCAGTAATCCACACTGCGTCATGCAATTAGCATGATTCCATGATTCTCAGAGCTGCTCTGCTCAATACCAATGGTAACACAAGCAAATGTTCGCGATTTTCTCAACATTTGCGATTTATGTTGTATATGCATACAAATGGGCACCGCAAAGTATCAAAGTTTAAGAACACTGAAACAGAATTGAATAAGCTTTTGTTCTTGATTTTTAAGGCGttgatttttataattaatatataattaatataatttttataattatattttacatttgagacacaacaacaatgatAAATCGTATACAAATAATGCCATTTCTGTTCAATAACTAAAACTTGTGCAACGGAATTAATTGATGGGTGGTGTTCTACTTACAGTGTTGCGTTTTTAAACATATCTCGGTGCCGCTTATAAAACCGATCAGAAACTAACTAggatttccttttcttcttaaattttcttttctctccccGTATTCAACTGTGCAATAATGACTACATTCTTTATCGATATTGACCATTTCAACTTTCTTTTTGGGGTTGTGTTGCGTTATGCACGCATTACTTCTTTGATGGTTTTATAATTTGCATTGCTTGCTTACTTCCGTGGGAAATAACCCCGTATGCATGCTTATACCACATTCATACGGTTTATTCGGGTACGTCGGGACTACGCTCATCATCAAACATTGTAACATTCTACAGCCCAAGTCGTTCCTCCACCGGTCATTGCGGAGGAGGACGATGTTGCTGTCAGTTTATCTACGATGGACTGTAGTAGTTTTGCAATACGACTCCAAACCTCCAGGCTGCCACCACCAATTCAGTATGATCCAACTACCAATACGACAACATTGACGAAGAAAGTTTTTGCAGGTTACCAACAAATTATAACGACCAAGAGTCCAGAAGGAAAAACTCGAACGCACACGAAGCTGGTCTACGATCCCTCGGTCGAAGATGATGAAACTAAAGAGGAGGCGAATGTGCCACTTACTACACCCACAGTAGCCTCGAACCAGGACGTAGTAGATGGTACTGTGATGCAGAAGGCGACCGTAAATACTCCTCCAGTATCGTCGAAGCAAAAGATAACGACGGCAGCTGCTGAAGGTGGCATGAAGGAAATGTCTTCAACAAAAACTGCAATGCAGGCATCGAATATCACTCCTGGAATTAAAAAAGATGCCAATGTTTCTCAGTCGCCGATGCCAAAATCTGCATCAAACCCCACGGCTCCATCCTCAGCCCAACAGCCTCAACAGCAGGTGGCACAGGAATCGCTTGCAGGTAAAACGAACGCATTCTTCGAAACACAGCAACCGGTCAAAGCATTGCgtaaaaaaagacacatttcTCCACCACCGCAACCACTGCCTACTACAAACGCGACGTCCAACAATCAAGCCTCAGGAAAAGCATCAACTTCATCTTCgccattatcatcatcatcgtcatctgcAACGAACGCTTTGCACCGTGGGCTGCCGGCTAATCCAAAGGCTTCCGTAACTACAGCTATTTTGCCATCTGTCGTATCGCATCCATCAATAGCATCCTCTAGCAAGGCAGAAGCGAGCAACACACAGAACACTCTCAACACACGCACTTTTCTAAATAATCAAAAAGATGAATCGGCTCTAACACTGCCATTACTTGAGAAGACTTCAACACCCGCGTCACAGTCATCACCGTCAACCAAGAGTTCCACTGAAACGAAACCAAACCACACCGCCGTCGAAGGTTCTAAAGTTGGTTCGCCTCCAGTGCCTCCACGTCGTAAGCGTGAATCAAGAACTGCAAAAATAGGTAAAATTTAATAGCCACGTCTTTCTATGAACGTGTTCGTTTCTTCATCAAATCCTAGTTCATCGAGCGGAAACACACAAGCggtaaacaaaaattgaacaatTGCAACTTGGGCTTCGTTACAAATAATAATCCCTTATTGGGAATAGAACATCGATACACAATACAACGATTCCGTCAATAATCGGTTTCGATGCTATGATGATTATCCAGATTTAAGTCAACTTTCCTTCTAACCCGCTTTAATAGCTTCGGTGATTGCATCTTTTATCTTTAAAAAGCattcaaattcaatttgtttgaaagggatcgttttttttttttcatttccatcgcCACTACAATAATTGGCAATCTACTAATCCTGACCAAACCTGAGCCTTACCGAGACTTTGACCCATAGTGGGATAGTCCACGTCCACGGCATCTCcttattgttattggtgggtcgGTCCTATGCGTATATGGAACTAGGATGGACGTTTTGTTGAGTCATACGTTTAACGACTACACTTCTCAAGGACTGTGCCGAAATTTGTCAATTCAGTATTTCACAAAGTCACTCACCTCGACAACCACACTAGACGGACAAAAAGCAATACAGCAACTGTCTGTGTTTAGCTATTGAACTTTGGTTTGAATGCAAAACGTCTAATGATTCATTTTCAAGATACAAgacaattttcatttcaagttTAAAAATTCACAATTCACATGCTATTGCTTTCGTCGCACAAAGCTACACTTGAGACATTTGATCAAACTGTTTACTTAAAACAAATCTACATCTACATTGCAAATCGCAATTGTTTGCATTACCGTACGCGTTTATTGTATAACCGCACAAAccccttgttttttttttcaaaattgtacGTCACAGCTAACACGTAAACGGACTCAATTGCAAACATCCTTTGGACACTTTCATCAATGTTCTAAGATTGTTCTAATAAAGCTCAATTTGTGTATTATATAGTCAAAGTTATTATTCATTACATTGAATAACCCGATCCGTTTCATGTTGCGTACCTGTAGGTCGATGCCATGTTTTCTCTATCAGAATGTTGTTCGTTGGTTTCGTTCTCAAAAACCTAGCACTAGCCTAGAACGTGATTACacaaaattatgttttgttcgTCTATCAATCGCCTGCTTGCCATACCagcattttatgatttttataaTGGAATTTGAGTTATAATCTATCTTATTCTCttgttctcttctcttttctttcttttgtgtaATTGTTTGACCTTAAACGTCCTTATGTGTAACACTTCTGTTAACGTGACGTACAAACCTTTCATGTCTGTTCATATTATCATATTATTGTGGTTTCAAAATGTGGTTTGTCACACAATAAATGGCTCTAACGGCTCTAAcagcaaaagcgaaaaaatcgaaaatataTCAATTGTTACTATCTTGTATTTCTTGCACGAAGAAAAAGCGTTGATAGAATTTCATTTGAAAATAACGTATGATGCTATCGTTATTAATATGTCAATTATCAAAATGGACTCAAATAtcgaaaaatatattatttacattttgaaaaactacaacaaaacGAATGTTTCGTACAGTTTCGTATAAGCgaatcaaaaaaaaatacatatcttGTAAAGTCGTCAACTCTTATTCCTgtaacaacaaacaatatCCATATGTTAGGTATCATTTCCTTCCACCATGAATATTACATACAGGTAGCtgaaacataaatttgacCAGATCACATTGTCTTTTGTTACAACCCATCTCAATATCACTGGATAATCCTGATTTCGATAACTCtcctttttcctttcccaTTTTTATTCCCACCAGCACGGCTCATTCGAACGTTCTGCACTATCTTGTGAGGCCACAAGGCTTGGTATAAAATTATTCACCCACCAACCCGTGCCCGTAGCCTGTTGTAATTCTTCAATGATTCTAAAAGTTTACTATAGATGGATGGTAACAGCTTACAGTGCATTGTTCAAATGAACGAACGTTTGTCTTTGCACGGGCATACGTATGATGTGGCctattaaaattgttctatcCATCCTTATTGCACTGGCCGTTTTTCGATGCATTTTTGTTGCTACTGAACTATATGCAACTAttttaatgaatgaatgttttatttccAACTAACATGCCGAACTTGCAAAACTATTTGGTAGTTCATGAATGTGCTTCTtctgttctatttttttgaaataaactGTTGTGTACACTTACAGCGCTACTTTTTTAAACACTCCACTTTGATAATACTTTGATAAAAGTTTGGGTAAGTATTTCAAACAACTGTGTTGGTTTTATTATAACTAGATAATTTGACCAGGTTACAGTGCTGCGCAACGAAATTACTAAGATCCCCTTTACCCTGAAAAGTACGCAGAAATTATTGGCCTCGAAGCTTTCGGACACTGCATTTATATCAGTCCTTGAAGAAATACTAAGCCCATACCAGTGCAGGAGTCGGTATTGTGTTCATACCGGTTCTGGAACTTATCATATCCTACCTATATGtgctggaaccgatcatgaacccattcTGGTCCTCGAACTGATCATGAACCGTAGGAGTTAGCGCAAAAAGTAGTCCGGGTCTGGAACCGATACAGTTACAGTTTTGATTGAGTAACTAATGCTGCTGGTGCTACAACCCATACCTGGCAGTACATGTGCAGCGTAGGAATCGTGTAGAAATTGATTTCGGAAAGATTTCGGTAGGAAATAGCGGGGAAATTTTAGTAGATTCTGTATAGTGATGATCAAATGCATCCAAATGGTAATATCTCAACAATTACTTATCTTGCTGCTATTAATCACTTTTAcggcttaacaacatgcccgccatgaGTTCGAGGCCCCGCGCCTCTGTTTTGACGTCAATAATATCCGAGAAGTGCCCCCCGTCAATCATAGCGTGATTGATTTGGGAATATGTCTGGCTTGAAGCGAGGTGAAGTTGCTACGAATGTGCATGTGCTTGGAGGAGGTAAAGTTAATAAACCTGAAGCCGTTGTCGTTTGTCAGCTGGTGCTGCACCCAGCACCATGAACCCAGTAAtgatgggtaaattcaacaaaaatccggaatcgcaAATGACTTCGCCAAAATTGGAAGTTAGGAGTGGTTCCGGAAGTTAGGAGAAACACTTCAGACTCGGAACcatccggagccgtccggagcagAAGAAGCCGTCGAAGCCGACCGTAACCCGTTGTAACTGTTGAAAGTATATTTAAGCGCTTCGCCGGTATCTGCGATATAAGCTAATAAAAAATTAGGAGTTGATGAGTAAAAAAtgtctttttcatttactatACTGAAGTAAATGTTTGTTACATTTACAACCAACATTTCAGATCTTCACACTTTTTCTCAAGACTGAGGGACTCTTTCCGAATGTTCCGGATCCGACCTCACTGTCATGTAACTGATACTAGCACgagtaattaattaaataaacgaaacacGACAACAtccatttaaaaatatattattattttcacatTTCAATAGATATTGCagcttttattattatgtacATGATATTTTCAGCAACATTTGTACAAATTCGATATTTTGGTTCGTCCGTCCTACAAAACAAAGCCAACACTTTTCAGTACTTTTTTATCCTGCAATGCTATCTCTGTATTACAAATCGACATTTTAAGTGTGTTTTGTACGAACCATTCGACCGTAGCAAGTAATCGTAATTGGAGTTTATTTGTGTAACTCTTTCTAGCACAAGCTAAGCAATTTCACTGTGTCTCGTAAATATGTGTTAACCAATAACTGTTTACTTGTAGTACCCAGATcggtatttaaaaaaataacaaaaagcaTTTCATTCTGGAAATTTATAGCATAAGCACCTTTTGTATGGTTTGAAGCTAGTTCATATTGAACAAAGCGATGCTGAATATACATTTTTGTATTTCCATGCCTTATAACAAATATCCGTTTGCGCATTTATCTTTTCTATGCACAGCTTAATCTACGGGCGGTATTACAAGTTGGCCAACATACGCCAATGTAGAACTTTGACATAGATTATTTCTTCCATGCAGATGAACCGACTTTTCCGTCATCTACTTTTCCGAGCTttggaaaattgttttccataTAATGTGTCTGATAGTGTTCGGTCAAATCGTCTTGGATGAGCACTTGCTTACAAACTTGACAAACCTCTAGTTTCGAGGAATTAGAAGCTTTCCCTTTGCCGAAAGATTTCGGTCTATTGTTTTCGTCTTGGCAGTATACCAAATAAAGTTCCTATAAAGAAATAATACAATACATTTAACGAAAATCGTATCTTTTCATCCATCCTTTTCAACCCAATAATACACGAAGTATAGTTTACCTGTTGTTTGCTGATGGTTGGCAGTAACGCGATCAGTTCAGGAAAAATTTCATGGAAACGATCACCTAGTGCTACTCTGCAGTGCTCATAATAAGCTGATGCTTCGTATTGCCCATCACGGAACATCTGTGAAATGGTTCGGAACTCCATTAACGCGTCTTGACTTTTCAACGCTCTTTGAAAATGTGTTACAAGCACctgagaaagaaaagaaataaatacgTTTTTTATTTAGAATGAGTACATCTTAACGGAATGCGTATGTTGTGTTCCTCACTTGATTTCTTTTACTGGCGTTTGAAGGAGAGACATAACTGTAAGTGGGCAAGATATTGTACGATTCCCCTGTTGAGTTCGTAAAAGTCATGTTGTTCGCATTCCTTGCAACGGAATTTAATGTGACATTCCCAAAGCCAGGTGGAGGACCGGGCATTCGTTTTAAATTTACGTTTTCAAATCCAGGTGGCGTACGTTTGGGACCGGCTGCTAGTGCAAAATGAACACTGTTAGAACTGCCTAACACAGGGAAAGAACTATTTAACGACGAAGGgatgttattgttgtttgtggGAGAAGATTGTGTAGCGGCTGAGCTTTGTCCATTGGATTTactgtgttgctgttgcttctgctgTTGCTCTTTGTTACGATCCTTCGCTCCGCCGCCACCCCCTTTGGAAACAGATTCACTATTATTATTCCGCGTGTCTGCTGAATTAACGGTGGATAaatctttttgtttcattttttcaccCGATTTTTTTCCGGTCAGGGCGTTTAGATTAACAAAGCCAGTATCATCTTTTAGCTGTGGGGCCGGCATGGGTTTCTTCTTGCTTGAAGAGCTACCGGCAGTGGTTTGTGAACCTCCTCCAGCTCCAGACACCCAAGGGATAGGTTTTGCTGTTCCTGTTTTATTCCCTTCTCCGAGTGATGGAAATGCTTTGGTTGAATGCACACTTGGCACGGTTCCCTGAACAGTAGCAGATGCGTTTTTCTTCAAATCCTTGGCAGATATTGTGGTTACCTTTGAGGCGACGCTTGACACTGACACGTAATCATCCACTAATGCCCGATGCTTTGCCGATATTGCGTTCAAGTTCACCATCGATGAGTTCCCACTTCGATCGTTCATATCCGAAAAAACATCTCCAGTAAGCTTCTTATTTGAACCAGTCAGCGCTTTACTACTAGAACCCGGCAAAGCCGGAAAGTCAGAAGAATTTTTCTTCCCAATCATAGAACCAACAGAAGCTCCGTTAGATTTACCAGTGCTCGATCCTGAGGGTCGATTTGAAACGTGAATCATCATGCTCGTACCAGCTGAGGAAGTAGGTTGGCTTGGCTTGAGAAGCGAACTCGCAGTAATTTTGCTACTAAAACCTTCATTTAGGCTGGTTGGGCCAGTCGTTTCGCCTCCACCCGATCCAAGAGCGGGAAAGTTTTCTTTCGTGCGCGCAAGTCCTGCTGTTCCATACACACGCTGTCGTATCGTAACATTATTTGGACGAAATACTGGATTTGGTGCGGAGCCACCAAGCGTAGGAAAGTCCTGTTCACTGGTGGCATCAATCACCTTTTTAGGGTGTAGCTTACTTGTTTGATCATTTGTCAATTCAAGATTATCAAGCTCGTGTTGCAGTGTCTCGCCTGATGTGCCGCTACCGGCACTGCGACCTGTGGCACTGCCTCCTCGTCCCACACGAGATCGACTCGATGAAGGCCCACTGCCGGAAGAGCCTGCAGCAGCTGATGGTCCCGCACTTCCGGGCGCAGCAGCTCCATGACGCGGAGCATAAGTAAATTCAAGTTCTAAGGTACGAGTCTGTTTGTTCGCTAATCGGTTCATTGATTTGCCGTGCACTGATGCACGATGCGCTCGCAAATCGATTTCCGTTCGAAATACAGATGTAAATTGTTCTTGCTCACATTCACCTTCCTCACAAAGAAAATGATCTGCCCGGAAGTGATCACGTAACGATGCATAATCCCTATAAAGAGGATAATGAATCATAAGTAAGTTACAGATTCATATTAAATTAACTGTCTTCGCTTTTTACATACCCATAGAAGTAGTTTCTGCCATCTGCATCGCAATAGTGGCAGAAGAAATGGTCTTTACGTAGGTGACGGAACAGTTCATCCTTATCGAGAAACCGTGTATCGCAATATTCACATAGCGGATGCCCGCGATGACCAACCTTGTCTGGATCACCTTTACGACGATGCAGAGCCAGCTCCTGTCTGTTATAGCATCGTCGTTCGGAAGAAAACACCTTCAGATGCTCTGTGCATATGTCACAATAGAACAGCTCGTGTTTTTTCCGTACATGCTCACGTAGAAGTTCGAATTTTGGGAAATTTTTTTGATCACACCTGAAAGATAGTTGGCATAAGATCATTAGTTATTGTACGGAATGAATCCTGTAATTATACTGCGCAACATATCGGTGAATTCTTTGTTGGTAGGGTGTATTGACACGAAAGAGATGCATTTACATGCATCACACATTTTTTCGTGCCAATGGTCAATATGCGCGCGCAACTAATGGTTAAATTAATACGTAAGATGAGCACTAGTTGTGATTATGTATGCTTACTGTTATGCTTACCGAGGGCATTTGTAATCTAGAAGATCGAAATAAGCGTGTTGTACCTCTGCGTCCGTAAAGCAGATCCGGTATTTTTTATCATACAGTCCTGATCGATTTTTTACGTCCAATTGCTGGTAAGGTGTAAGCGTTTTCGAAAATATTACCTGCAACAAAACGGGAAAGCAAAATACATCCTTCTGCCAGCAAAGCGGTAATCCACTCACGGTCCAAAATCTTCCAAAACATACCTTGGCCAAATCACGACGGCAAATAGGGCAATCATTCTGCTGACATAGTACTCTAATACGGGTAGAGCACTCGTAGCAGCAAAGATGATCGCACTCACCGATGGCAAAATATACAATTGGCTTGAAGCATACGACACATAGAGTTTCCGTTGTCTCTACGTCGGAGACATTCTTCTCCTGAGTGGTGGTTTGTTGTCGTTTAGAGGCCATGTTGTCGCACGCAAAATGCAATGTTAATATAGCTCCTGTTGCAAACCGTTGCTCAATTCGCGAAATAGCGTTTGCCTCAATAAAGTGGACTTTCCGAAAGCAATGTGCACAGAATTGACAGCCGGAGGCAAAAATCGCTAACCTTAGAAGAGGTTACGAAAGGTAATAAACCTCGACACGTACACGCTGGTTTTCTAGCTCGACGGGTTGCTATTGATGATTTGTTCAAGTATTCTTTCGTTCACATAAGATGCAATCGAAAATGAAATTGCAATCGTGAAAAGGGATATGCGGCTGAAGCTGCAGAATCGTTTTGCtaatttagattttttacCAACGAAACCATATCAACACTTGGACCTCCAACGCGAAAAGGAATTTTTGACAATAAGCAGATTTGTCGTGCATCAAGGTTGGTACAGTATTTGTCAACTTGTCTGCAGATTTAAATTCGCCCgtcttaattaaaaaaaaaagaaacaagtaAAAAGCAGAAAATCGTGGAAACCCGCGTAAATTTACTTCTCAAactatattttctttttgtgtagcaaaataaatgaaacaaatgaataaCGACATATCCGTGTAttcaaacacattcaaacacctTGGCCATTCCTTTCCAAACCACAATGATTCATCGCTGGAGTCGTTAGTAGTTTGAGCTTTTCCTTGCATGTAACCTAATGATGAATGGAAAACTGCAAACTCTGCGACTGATATGTCTTCCTGTTGCTcatttattgaacaaaatatGAATATCGTAACCATCGAGCACAGtcatgtttgtttggttgattCCTCTCAACATTTGCAAGAGCGCTGGATTATTATGATTCTGCAACACCTCATACTGCTCCCATCTTGGTTATTATCTGTCAACGTAGAAACAGTCTGCTACCGTGGTGCCAGATAAATAGgcgatttttatgtgttaATTGTGAAACCAAGACATTTTTATTAGAATTATCAAATGTAAAGTACATGTAAcggtttttaatttaattaactaATTTCATGACACTTCTATCATTTTCTATATTTGTGTTCTATGCAATTTGTAAACGTCGTGTACAAAAAGGCAAATCTTGAACATGTAGTTTCACGCAACACTGCTATGAAGCAAAGAGACGCAAGAAGCAGACATAAAAGAAACATAATTGCAAAACGAACAGCTTTTCGGGGCGATGGCAAAACAGCCAAGTGCGGGACTGTAATCGCGGTGATCGAAATGTAATCAACTCGGTGCGAAATTCCAAAAGAGATCTGAACATAGTGTGCAACAAAGTAAAAATATTTAGTCCAAGATTGCTTTCACGTAAAATCTTCAGAGCAAACGACTGATGATTCCGATGCAATTGCAACAAAAGTGCGCTCTGTCTGTGATATGATATTACATTCTGTATATATCGAGGGCGTGTTTATACGGAAACAACTTTGCTTATATTGCGGCCACCAAAAACTTATATACAGTGCTCTAACAAAAGTGTTGACCAGTTATGAATTGAATACAATGCATTTTTTACCCTAAATAATGAAGTAATGAGTCATACAACGCAGTTCGTAATATCAATTCCTCAACCTTCAAATTGAGAAGCGAATTCTGCTCTCTGCTCCATGCAAATGAAGTACACGTATTTCCATTTTAGTTTTTAGTAATGTTAGTTTAGTCAAATTTTCTGAATAGGTAGAAACTGTTCTAAACATACCCGCGCAATGCCATGATGTTTCGAGCCATTTAAAAGATACGTGGTGATGTTCATTGCCCGCTTCTCTATTTCCTTCAAACTCCTGTGTAATATGCAAAACTGATATTgcattatattttgtttatattataATCATTACTGGAATAATACGTACCAGATAAATTTAAGGAAATATTGAAATCGTGCTAATATCCATTATATTTTCTACATTGTTTCATCAATTAAATTATATTCATAAATCACTTTTTTCTGAGCCTTGGCGTTTAAAGGGCTTTTTggttgaaaataaaaaggcCCTTTTTAATCATTTGATGGATATTATAAAAAATGTTAGTGGACTATTTGcatattttgattatttgttcATAAAAGAAGAGATTAGTGTTTGCCAAGATAGGGTGCTACATTGGAGCGCCAGAACAACTGGTGTCCGTTATCCTACTATCGTATAAATAACACAGAATGCGAAAAACGTATTTTTAGACATTATGGAAC encodes the following:
- the LOC1269519 gene encoding glycogenin-1 isoform X26, which produces MSKYAWVTLATNDSYSLGALVVAHSLKRVHTEHQTAVLITPGVSESMKTKLRAVFNVVEEVNLLDSKDEANLALLKRPELGVTFTKLHCWRLTQFEKCVFLDADTLVLRNCDELFEREELSAAPDIGWPDCFNSGVYVYTPNMETFSSLVQYAVTHGSFDGGDQGLLNSYFSDWAHKDIQKHLPFIYNTSSVATYSYLPAFKQFGQNTKILHFIGVAKPWLQNFNSETRKVYVPSECQHLANFLQYWWDIFAEDVHSRLSPDMSGIAGALAQLHLGEAKSKEQEAYEEHMRRQCWETGNIDYMGRDSFDNIWKRIQQTINTGSCMEESSEASVAQTTAPGTTQRASRRPSRSRSATPKRDPKDRSPTPQPEEKISVDKKEAQVVPPPVIAEEDDVAVSLSTMDCSSFAIRLQTSRLPPPIQYDPTTNTTTLTKKVFAGYQQIITTKSPEGKTRTHTKLVYDPSVEDDETKEEANVPLTTPTVASNQDVVDGTVMQKATVNTPPVSSKQKITTAAAEGGMKEMSSTKTAMQASNITPGIKKDANVSQSPMPKSASNPTAPSSAQQPQQQVAQESLAAKAKKSKIYQLLLSCISCTKKKR
- the LOC1269519 gene encoding uncharacterized protein LOC1269519 isoform X22, with the translated sequence MSKYAWVTLATNDSYSLGALVVAHSLKRVHTEHQTAVLITPGVSESMKTKLRAVFNVVEEVNLLDSKDEANLALLKRPELGVTFTKLHCWRLTQFEKCVFLDADTLVLRNCDELFEREELSAAPDIGWPDCFNSGVYVYTPNMETFSSLVQYAVTHGSFDGGDQGLLNSYFSDWAHKDIQKHLPFIYNTSSVATYSYLPAFKQFGQNTKILHFIGVAKPWLQNFNSETRKVYVPSECQHLANFLQYWWDIFAEDVHSRLSPDMSGIAGALAQLHLGEAKSKEQEAYEEHMRRQCWETGNIDYMGRDSFDNIWKRIQQTINTGSCMEESSEASVAQTTAPGTTQRASRRPSRSRSATPKRDPKDRSPTPQPEEKISVDKKEAQVVPPPVIAEEDDVAVSLSTMDCSSFAIRLQTSRLPPPIQYDPTTNTTTLTKKVFAGYQQIITTKSPEGKTRTHTKLVYDPSVEDDETKEEANVPLTTPTVASNQDVVDGTVMQKATVNTPPVSSKQKITTAAAEGGMKEMSSTKTAMQASNITPGIKKDANVSQSPMPKSASNPTAPSSAQQPQQQVAQESLAASSSKAEASNTQNTLNTRTFLNNQKDESALTLPLLEKTSTPASQSSPSTKSSTETKPNHTAVEGSKVGSPPVPPRRKRESRTAKIAKAKKSKIYQLLLSCISCTKKKR
- the LOC1269519 gene encoding mucin-5AC isoform X21; its protein translation is MSKYAWVTLATNDSYSLGALVVAHSLKRVHTEHQTAVLITPGVSESMKTKLRAVFNVVEEVNLLDSKDEANLALLKRPELGVTFTKLHCWRLTQFEKCVFLDADTLVLRNCDELFEREELSAAPDIGWPDCFNSGVYVYTPNMETFSSLVQYAVTHGSFDGGDQGLLNSYFSDWAHKDIQKHLPFIYNTSSVATYSYLPAFKQFGQNTKILHFIGVAKPWLQNFNSETRKVYVPSECQHLANFLQYWWDIFAEDVHSRLSPDMSGIAGALAQLHLGEAKSKEQEAYEEHMRRQCWETGNIDYMGRDSFDNIWKRIQQTINTGSCMEESSEASVAQTTAPGTTQRASRRPSRSRSATPKRDPKDRSPTPQPEEKISVDKKEGYQQIITTKSPEGKTRTHTKLVYDPSVEDDETKEEANVPLTTPTVASNQDVVDGTVMQKATVNTPPVSSKQKITTAAAEGGMKEMSSTKTAMQASNITPGIKKDANVSQSPMPKSASNPTAPSSAQQPQQQVAQESLAGKTNAFFETQQPVKALRKKRHISPPPQPLPTTNATSNNQASGKASTSSSPLSSSSSSATNALHRGLPANPKASVTTAILPSVVSHPSIASSSKAEASNTQNTLNTRTFLNNQKDESALTLPLLEKTSTPASQSSPSTKSSTETKPNHTAVEGSKVGSPPVPPRRKRESRTAKIGKI
- the LOC1269519 gene encoding glycogenin-1 isoform X28, with the translated sequence MSKYAWVTLATNDSYSLGALVVAHSLKRVHTEHQTAVLITPGVSESMKTKLRAVFNVVEEVNLLDSKDEANLALLKRPELGVTFTKLHCWRLTQFEKCVFLDADTLVLRNCDELFEREELSAAPDIGWPDCFNSGVYVYTPNMETFSSLVQYAVTHGSFDGGDQGLLNSYFSDWAHKDIQKHLPFIYNTSSVATYSYLPAFKQFGQNTKILHFIGVAKPWLQNFNSETRKVYVPSECQHLANFLQYWWDIFAEDVHSRLSPDMSGIAGALAQLHLGEAKSKEQEAYEEHMRRQCWETGNIDYMGRDSFDNIWKRIQQTINTGSCMEESSEASVAQTTAPGTTQRASRRPSRSRSATPKRDPKDRSPTPQPEEKISVDKKEGYQQIITTKSPEGKTRTHTKLVYDPSVEDDETKEEANVPLTTPTVASNQDVVDGTVMQKATVNTPPVSSKQKITTAAAEGGMKEMSSTKTAMQASNITPGIKKDANVSQSPMPKSASNPTAPSSAQQPQQQVAQESLAARLIRTFCTIL